One Thiocapsa bogorovii DNA segment encodes these proteins:
- a CDS encoding Uma2 family endonuclease, giving the protein MTQPAALLHIGLDDYLQGELASDIRHEYVAGQVFAMAGAGEAHNRIAGNLFFHLRSATPGTPCGVFISDMKVRVAAHEAFYYPDVFLTCDAHDRESLYKTSPCLIAEVLSPSTEIIDRREKLIAYRTLPSLRDYLLVAQDSRRVERFRRTEAGDWRHEIIEDGDLTFNCGGLELRLSVADLYEDVVLEG; this is encoded by the coding sequence ATGACCCAGCCTGCGGCGCTTCTTCACATCGGTCTCGACGACTATCTCCAAGGCGAGCTGGCCAGCGACATCCGCCACGAATATGTCGCCGGTCAGGTCTTCGCCATGGCCGGCGCGGGCGAGGCCCATAACCGCATCGCCGGAAACCTGTTCTTTCACCTGCGCTCGGCCACTCCAGGCACGCCCTGCGGCGTCTTCATCAGCGATATGAAGGTGCGGGTGGCGGCACACGAGGCCTTCTATTACCCCGACGTGTTCTTGACCTGCGATGCGCACGACCGGGAGTCGCTCTACAAGACATCGCCCTGTCTGATCGCCGAGGTGCTCTCGCCCTCGACCGAGATCATCGACCGGCGCGAAAAGCTCATCGCCTACCGAACCCTACCGTCCCTGCGCGACTATCTGCTGGTGGCTCAGGACAGCCGCCGCGTGGAACGGTTCCGGCGCACGGAGGCAGGGGACTGGCGCCACGAGATCATCGAGGACGGTGACCTGACCTTCAACTGCGGGGGGCTCGAGTTGCGCCTGTCCGTGGCTGACCTGTATGAAGACGTCGTGCTTGAGGGTTGA
- a CDS encoding DUF1275 family protein yields MRWRSEISPLLLTLAAAGVDAIVILGFNVLTAAQTGNTVLLAVAVARGDAETGSSAAVSVAAFVAGAIVGELLCRRPGSGRRRAPVILPALLIEMLLLIALLLLWLLTEPAAGRSAIALAASAMGIQSAAVLRLQGPSTTYITGMLATFSTGYVRWIRAGRVRRPRSRSAESNAEPPDRLPWRNSLIWVVYLSGAIACGILFLRSGVLALLVPIAAICAVIAIEPSAPAAETGDGARNHR; encoded by the coding sequence ATGCGTTGGCGCTCCGAGATCTCGCCGCTCTTACTGACCCTCGCCGCGGCCGGCGTGGACGCAATTGTCATCCTCGGCTTCAATGTCCTCACCGCCGCCCAGACGGGAAACACCGTTCTGCTGGCGGTCGCCGTTGCGCGTGGCGATGCAGAGACCGGGTCGAGTGCCGCCGTCTCGGTCGCTGCATTCGTCGCGGGCGCGATTGTCGGGGAGCTTCTGTGCCGTCGGCCGGGGTCGGGTCGTCGGCGCGCGCCGGTCATCCTGCCCGCACTGCTGATCGAGATGCTCCTGCTGATCGCCCTGCTGCTGCTTTGGTTGCTCACCGAACCCGCCGCCGGCCGTTCCGCGATCGCGCTCGCTGCATCGGCCATGGGGATCCAAAGCGCCGCCGTACTCCGGTTGCAGGGTCCCTCGACCACCTACATCACCGGGATGCTGGCGACCTTCAGTACCGGATATGTCCGCTGGATCCGAGCCGGTCGAGTCCGCCGTCCCCGGTCCCGGTCGGCCGAGTCGAATGCGGAACCGCCCGACCGCCTACCCTGGCGCAACAGCCTCATCTGGGTGGTCTACCTGAGCGGCGCCATCGCGTGCGGAATACTCTTCCTCCGGTCAGGCGTGCTCGCCCTTCTTGTCCCGATCGCGGCCATCTGCGCGGTCATCGCCATCGAGCCCTCGGCACCCGCCGCGGAGACGGGCGACGGCGCCCGGAACCATCGTTAG
- a CDS encoding transposase, with protein MARLPRVVVPGLPHHVTQRGNRRQRTFFGDEDYAEYRRLLSTSCRACGTQVLGYCLMPNHVHLILVPGDELGLREALGEAHRRYTRMINFREGWRGHLWQERFHSFVMDERHLIAAARYVERNPVRARLCARPQDWPWSSARAHLAAADDELVSVHPLLELVSDWERFIGEPDGPDIADLLRAHTSTGRPLGPNSFVEDLEQRLRRPLKRKNPGRRQRDQTLTLMTSLRPWNGNR; from the coding sequence ATGGCAAGACTTCCGAGAGTGGTTGTTCCCGGGCTTCCACATCATGTGACACAACGCGGTAATCGACGGCAGCGGACCTTTTTTGGCGATGAGGACTACGCCGAGTATCGGCGATTGCTGTCGACATCCTGTCGCGCGTGCGGCACGCAGGTGCTCGGCTACTGTCTCATGCCGAATCATGTGCATCTGATCCTGGTCCCGGGCGATGAGCTCGGGTTGCGTGAAGCGCTGGGCGAGGCGCATCGTCGCTACACCCGCATGATCAATTTCCGGGAAGGCTGGCGAGGGCACCTTTGGCAGGAACGTTTTCACTCGTTCGTGATGGACGAGCGGCATCTCATCGCCGCTGCCAGGTATGTTGAGCGAAATCCCGTCCGCGCGCGGCTCTGTGCACGGCCGCAGGACTGGCCGTGGTCGAGCGCCCGCGCCCATCTGGCCGCAGCGGACGATGAGCTCGTCAGCGTGCACCCGCTCTTGGAGTTGGTTTCGGACTGGGAACGCTTCATCGGCGAGCCTGACGGGCCGGACATCGCTGACCTGCTGCGCGCACATACCAGCACCGGCCGACCGCTCGGTCCGAACTCCTTTGTCGAAGATCTGGAGCAGCGCCTCCGACGTCCGCTCAAGCGAAAAAACCCGGGCCGAAGGCAGCGCGACCAGACTCTCACACTCATGACCTCTTTGAGGCCCTGGAACGGGAATAGGTAA
- a CDS encoding type II toxin-antitoxin system Phd/YefM family antitoxin, whose amino-acid sequence MAETSIAEARNRLTHLIYQAERGETVHITRRGRPVAVLLSEAEYGRLSRGAVRPTFWDAIREMRADPEFEPIDLQSEEIESWRDRAARGRGFEWSE is encoded by the coding sequence ATGGCCGAGACATCGATTGCCGAGGCAAGGAACCGGCTCACCCACCTCATCTACCAGGCCGAGCGCGGCGAGACGGTGCACATTACGCGCCGCGGTCGACCCGTTGCAGTGCTGCTCTCGGAAGCCGAGTACGGTCGCCTGAGCCGAGGTGCGGTCCGGCCAACGTTCTGGGACGCAATTCGGGAGATGCGCGCGGATCCCGAATTCGAACCCATCGATCTGCAGTCCGAAGAGATTGAATCTTGGCGCGATCGCGCAGCACGGGGCCGCGGCTTCGAGTGGTCCGAATGA
- a CDS encoding type II toxin-antitoxin system VapC family toxin, with protein sequence MKYLLDTNVVSEPIRARPSEPVLAGIEAHATELAVSAISWQEMHYGLERLPPGARRDRIRAYLEERVHPTLPILPFDAAAGEWQARERARLETIGRTPSYADSQIAAIAAVNGLVLVTRNTEDFADFSGLIVENWFDPKTALGSE encoded by the coding sequence ATGAAATATTTGTTGGACACCAACGTGGTCTCCGAGCCGATCAGAGCAAGGCCCTCCGAGCCTGTCCTGGCCGGCATCGAGGCGCACGCAACGGAACTGGCCGTCTCGGCCATCTCCTGGCAGGAGATGCACTACGGGCTTGAGCGTCTGCCGCCAGGCGCACGTCGGGATCGGATCCGCGCTTACCTGGAAGAGCGCGTTCACCCCACCCTGCCCATCCTGCCCTTCGACGCGGCGGCCGGCGAATGGCAGGCGCGCGAACGAGCACGTCTGGAAACGATCGGGCGCACGCCTTCCTACGCCGACAGCCAGATCGCGGCCATCGCCGCCGTCAATGGGTTGGTTCTCGTCACCCGCAACACCGAGGACTTCGCGGACTTCTCCGGCCTTATCGTCGAGAACTGGTTCGATCCGAAAACGGCACTGGGGTCTGAGTGA
- a CDS encoding AIPR family protein, with the protein MGYFICNSELDQNGSSFLAGTDSIRFIGRSDLEGTFVSSDRNLPTAPPAVFNISGYETSEYIVDADHSAIIAPIKASELVGLDGIANQEIFAFNVRGPLGKTQVNRDIAKSITDDSKHKLFPLFHNGITIMAESVDRTDDEITVDKYFVVNGCQSLNALYKNSRHITDNLRILTKFIQTPPTSTLSEMITRISNNQNGVKARDFKSNNQIQIRLQNEFEALYNGRFFFEIKRGEDARGVSVISNELAGQYLMSFDLKTPWSTHRKYQIFEDKHSDLFGRPSVTAHKIVLCDVIATTIQEHQASISNELFAKYILTRFFILYIVRLILESDDTASDVLDAPELYVHDEGAMNAFASTIGKLLDEVITDLNAGIDQLADDFDYRGKLRDEHWCNTLAHEIAATHEKLVSRGRMESFGELFAQQVAAADS; encoded by the coding sequence GTGGGATACTTCATATGCAACAGTGAACTGGATCAAAATGGTTCCAGCTTTTTAGCTGGTACTGACAGCATACGTTTTATTGGCAGGAGTGATCTTGAAGGCACATTTGTTTCATCTGATAGAAACCTCCCAACAGCACCGCCTGCTGTATTCAATATCTCCGGATATGAAACATCTGAATATATTGTTGATGCAGATCACAGCGCAATAATTGCTCCTATAAAGGCCAGCGAGTTAGTAGGGCTTGATGGTATAGCTAATCAAGAAATATTCGCCTTTAATGTTCGTGGTCCCCTAGGAAAAACACAAGTAAATCGAGATATTGCAAAAAGCATCACAGATGATTCAAAACATAAATTGTTTCCTCTATTTCATAACGGGATCACAATTATGGCAGAATCTGTAGATAGGACCGATGACGAAATTACGGTAGATAAATATTTTGTTGTAAATGGGTGCCAAAGTCTCAATGCCTTATATAAGAATAGTCGCCACATAACTGACAACTTGCGGATTTTAACGAAGTTCATTCAGACCCCTCCCACATCGACATTGTCCGAAATGATTACCCGCATTTCAAACAATCAAAATGGCGTAAAGGCTCGCGATTTTAAGTCAAACAATCAAATACAAATCCGGCTTCAGAACGAGTTTGAAGCACTTTACAATGGCCGATTCTTTTTTGAAATAAAAAGGGGAGAAGATGCCAGGGGTGTTTCAGTAATTAGCAACGAACTCGCAGGTCAATACCTCATGTCTTTTGACTTAAAGACGCCATGGTCAACACATAGAAAATACCAGATATTTGAAGATAAGCATTCAGATTTATTTGGTAGGCCTAGTGTGACTGCTCACAAAATAGTTCTTTGCGATGTAATAGCTACGACTATACAGGAACATCAAGCCTCCATAAGCAATGAGTTGTTTGCAAAATATATTTTGACGAGATTTTTCATTTTGTACATTGTAAGACTCATCCTGGAGAGTGATGACACGGCCTCTGATGTGCTTGATGCGCCAGAACTATATGTACACGATGAAGGGGCAATGAATGCTTTCGCTTCTACGATTGGAAAATTGTTAGATGAAGTCATAACTGATCTTAATGCGGGAATTGATCAACTTGCGGATGATTTCGATTACCGCGGGAAATTAAGAGATGAGCATTGGTGTAATACTTTGGCTCATGAGATTGCGGCGACACACGAAAAACTCGTTAGTCGTGGAAGAATGGAATCGTTTGGCGAGCTGTTCGCACAACAAGTAGCTGCAGCGGACTCGTAA
- a CDS encoding IS1380-like element ISTro1 family transposase yields the protein MPESTPEQLRFPPVAGFTVRGDFDGGAMSSDFGPMILRGVDRQIGLTERLSAAIDDWRHPSYTTHPMRELIAQRVYQIACAYEDGNDANALRRDALFKLGLERKPLDATTDLASGPTFSRLENGVGARDLYRMAQAFVEAFIASYPKAPQVIVLDMDHSEDATHGQQEFAFYNHHYGNHCYLPLFLFEGLSGKFITAVLRPGKRPTGAENAMILKRVLKRLRAAWPRTRIILRGDGHFSNPELMALAMADPLTDFIFGLAGNRALTPRAEPFLADARKLHALRIENARRADADVPERTRTYHEVDYRAGSWPGACRTILKAEVTARGDNLRFVVTSLDLPSPECVYRDLYCARGQDENFIKMIKNDLASDRTSDSTFLANQMRLFFSCAAYVLHQTLRTEVLVGTELANAQPATVIIKLFKLAVRVVQYKDRVRLHLPSSCPVKTLLQQVTERLFNAQPRAAPA from the coding sequence ATGCCCGAGTCTACCCCGGAACAGCTGCGTTTTCCCCCGGTCGCCGGTTTCACGGTCCGCGGCGACTTCGACGGCGGCGCCATGTCGTCTGACTTTGGCCCCATGATTCTGCGCGGGGTTGATCGGCAGATCGGCCTGACCGAGCGGTTGAGCGCAGCGATCGATGATTGGCGCCATCCGTCCTACACCACCCATCCGATGCGTGAGCTGATCGCGCAACGGGTCTACCAGATCGCCTGTGCTTACGAAGACGGCAACGACGCCAATGCGCTGCGCCGTGATGCGCTGTTCAAGCTGGGGCTGGAGCGCAAGCCGCTGGATGCGACGACGGACCTGGCCAGCGGGCCGACCTTCTCGCGTTTGGAGAATGGGGTCGGCGCGCGCGACCTCTACCGCATGGCGCAGGCCTTCGTCGAGGCCTTCATCGCCAGCTACCCGAAGGCGCCGCAGGTGATCGTGCTCGATATGGACCACTCCGAAGACGCCACCCATGGCCAGCAGGAGTTCGCGTTCTACAATCATCACTACGGCAACCATTGCTACTTGCCGCTGTTTCTCTTCGAGGGCCTCTCGGGGAAGTTCATCACCGCGGTGCTGCGTCCCGGCAAGCGCCCCACCGGCGCCGAGAACGCGATGATCCTCAAGCGCGTGCTCAAGCGGCTGCGGGCCGCGTGGCCACGCACACGCATCATCCTGCGCGGCGACGGACACTTCTCCAACCCCGAGTTGATGGCCTTGGCGATGGCCGATCCGTTGACGGATTTCATCTTCGGCCTGGCGGGTAACCGGGCTCTCACGCCACGGGCCGAGCCGTTCTTGGCCGACGCCCGCAAGCTCCATGCGCTGCGCATCGAGAACGCCCGGCGCGCCGACGCCGACGTACCCGAGCGGACCCGCACCTACCACGAGGTTGACTACCGTGCCGGTTCCTGGCCCGGCGCGTGTCGGACCATCCTCAAAGCCGAGGTGACGGCGCGCGGCGACAACCTCCGCTTCGTCGTCACCTCCTTGGACTTGCCCAGTCCCGAGTGCGTCTACCGCGATCTGTACTGCGCGCGCGGCCAGGACGAGAACTTCATCAAAATGATCAAGAACGATCTGGCCAGCGATCGCACTTCCGACAGCACCTTCTTGGCCAATCAGATGCGCTTGTTCTTCTCCTGCGCCGCTTACGTCTTGCACCAAACGCTGCGCACCGAGGTCCTCGTCGGCACGGAACTGGCCAACGCCCAGCCTGCCACCGTGATCATCAAACTGTTCAAGCTCGCCGTGCGCGTGGTGCAGTACAAAGACCGCGTGCGCCTGCACCTGCCCTCGAGCTGTCCGGTCAAGACGCTGTTGCAGCAGGTCACCGAGAGGCTCTTCAACGCGCAGCCCCGGGCGGCGCCCGCCTAG
- a CDS encoding SAM-dependent methyltransferase, translating into MMVNITQTDYWQEACSLDVGAGIHLIGLGVNEFWDIPVAALVVLQKCQRVFLLCDGRQTEDHIRNINGKVECLNYLYESGHYLESIHCSIMRAVMDNYNGGAAALAMNGNVLFLNNISQQIERECDARGVPVYSYNSTSSLDGILHLSRLNINQAGLQVYTEGFLVKNPQVLDGSIPVAIFQMGTESDGRMIVSSGEATENYSELCRVLFAAYGPKAKFSFYQLANSRDGRNISVVGLVSELKQLSPVNKSGTLLARIFHKKGRLSFNPLIKWLFRQERFGRS; encoded by the coding sequence GTGATGGTCAATATCACGCAGACTGATTATTGGCAAGAAGCCTGCTCCCTTGACGTGGGGGCAGGCATCCACTTGATTGGCTTAGGGGTTAACGAATTTTGGGATATTCCAGTCGCTGCGTTAGTCGTATTGCAGAAGTGCCAGCGCGTATTCCTGCTGTGCGATGGTCGTCAAACGGAAGACCACATACGAAACATCAATGGGAAGGTGGAATGCCTAAACTATCTGTATGAATCCGGGCATTACCTGGAAAGCATACATTGCTCGATTATGCGCGCCGTGATGGACAACTATAATGGTGGCGCGGCGGCTCTCGCAATGAACGGAAACGTGCTTTTCTTGAACAATATATCTCAACAAATTGAACGCGAGTGTGATGCGCGCGGGGTGCCTGTATACAGTTATAACTCGACTAGCTCCCTGGACGGCATATTGCATCTGTCACGCCTCAACATTAACCAAGCAGGCCTCCAGGTGTACACCGAAGGCTTTCTTGTCAAAAACCCCCAAGTGTTAGACGGTTCTATCCCTGTTGCCATATTTCAAATGGGCACTGAAAGCGACGGCAGGATGATAGTTAGTAGCGGCGAGGCTACGGAAAATTACTCTGAGTTGTGCAGGGTGCTTTTCGCAGCATACGGACCGAAGGCGAAATTTTCCTTCTATCAGTTAGCGAATTCAAGGGATGGTCGCAATATCTCTGTTGTTGGGCTGGTGTCGGAGTTAAAGCAGCTTTCGCCCGTAAACAAATCTGGAACTCTTCTAGCCCGAATATTTCATAAAAAAGGGCGACTCTCGTTCAACCCATTGATAAAATGGCTGTTCCGCCAAGAACGCTTCGGAAGAAGCTAA
- a CDS encoding integron integrase — MPWFFLFKKVLGQTLAELGHFTRAKRPRRLPVVLSRGEVARLLEQLDGMPHLMTALLYGTGMRLMECVRLRIQDVDFQYHQIVVRDGKGQKDRVVPLPKRLEQPLTEHLEKVRALHRQDLEQGYGEVFLPDALARKWPKAPREWIWQYVFPSGRLSVDPRSGKTRRHHLHENGLQKAVKRAAQISGIAKKVNCHSLRHSFATHLLETGYDIRTVQELLGHADVSTTIILDSAAERPLECVPRGVRQGATRRRSGSTTTSCNAVGRRAGRAPGVVAAFTQPVSHLTSAIVKAVKTLHEARSGQLPNLG, encoded by the coding sequence ATGCCTTGGTTTTTTCTGTTCAAGAAGGTGCTGGGTCAGACCCTAGCCGAGCTGGGACACTTCACGCGGGCCAAGCGGCCGCGACGGCTGCCGGTGGTGCTGAGCCGCGGCGAGGTCGCCCGCCTGTTGGAACAGCTCGACGGCATGCCGCATCTGATGACCGCCTTGCTCTACGGCACCGGCATGCGGTTGATGGAGTGCGTTCGGCTCCGAATTCAGGATGTAGATTTCCAGTATCACCAGATTGTCGTCCGGGACGGAAAGGGCCAGAAGGACCGTGTGGTTCCCTTGCCGAAGCGGTTGGAGCAGCCGTTGACGGAACACCTGGAGAAGGTGCGGGCGCTGCATCGGCAAGACTTGGAGCAAGGCTATGGCGAGGTATTTCTGCCGGATGCCTTGGCGCGCAAGTGGCCGAAGGCTCCGCGCGAATGGATCTGGCAATATGTGTTCCCGAGCGGCAGGCTGTCGGTCGATCCCCGCAGCGGCAAGACACGCCGCCATCACCTGCACGAGAACGGGCTCCAGAAGGCCGTGAAGCGGGCCGCTCAGATTTCGGGAATCGCCAAGAAGGTCAACTGCCATTCGCTGAGGCACTCCTTTGCGACGCATTTGCTTGAGACCGGTTACGACATCCGCACCGTTCAGGAGCTGCTCGGTCACGCGGATGTGTCGACGACCATCATCCTAGATTCGGCAGCTGAACGGCCCCTGGAGTGCGTCCCGCGCGGTGTCCGGCAAGGCGCAACGAGGCGGCGTAGTGGTTCTACGACAACGAGTTGCAACGCCGTCGGGCGCCGCGCGGGGCGTGCTCCAGGGGTCGTAGCGGCCTTCACCCAACCGGTGAGCCACTTGACAAGCGCGATCGTTAAAGCCGTCAAGACCTTGCATGAAGCACGAAGCGGTCAACTGCCGAATCTAGGATGA
- a CDS encoding type II toxin-antitoxin system VapC family toxin, translated as MLAVDTNVVVRIVANDDPEQSPRAVALFERERIFLTKTVLLETEWVLRFSYKLSRETIVSALRKVIGLQQVEVETIGVVAKALDWHEQGMDFADALHVASSTKAIDFATFDDKLIKLAQRLQAKGIVVV; from the coding sequence ATGCTCGCGGTCGATACTAACGTCGTCGTGCGGATTGTCGCCAATGACGATCCCGAGCAGAGTCCGAGAGCCGTCGCGCTATTCGAGCGCGAGCGTATTTTCCTCACCAAGACGGTGCTGCTGGAAACGGAGTGGGTGCTCAGATTCTCCTACAAGCTCTCCCGTGAGACCATCGTGAGCGCGTTGCGAAAAGTCATCGGCCTTCAACAGGTCGAGGTCGAAACGATAGGCGTTGTCGCCAAGGCGCTCGATTGGCATGAGCAGGGTATGGATTTTGCCGATGCGCTGCATGTCGCCAGCAGCACAAAGGCAATCGACTTTGCAACCTTCGATGACAAGCTGATCAAGCTCGCGCAGAGACTTCAAGCGAAGGGGATTGTAGTGGTTTGA
- a CDS encoding AbrB/MazE/SpoVT family DNA-binding domain-containing protein, translating to MSYVSWVPIVDNIMETTRLSSKGQVILPKVIREQYHWPEGTEFEIEERPDSIVLRPKKPVPTTVLSDVVGCAGYRGPAKSLDDMEEAIARGVSERHARGRY from the coding sequence ATGTCTTACGTTTCGTGGGTACCGATTGTCGACAACATCATGGAAACAACACGTCTTTCCAGCAAGGGACAGGTCATACTGCCCAAGGTCATTCGGGAACAGTATCACTGGCCGGAGGGGACCGAGTTCGAGATCGAAGAACGTCCGGACAGCATTGTTTTAAGGCCAAAGAAGCCCGTCCCGACAACGGTGCTCAGTGATGTGGTGGGCTGCGCGGGCTACCGAGGTCCCGCCAAATCCTTGGATGATATGGAAGAAGCAATCGCCCGGGGAGTCAGCGAAAGACATGCTCGCGGTCGATACTAA
- a CDS encoding VanZ family protein has translation MPSRGQIKILIFIPFLLVYWAVGLYPFTFEPPKHVVNQAERTADGGLSFPAVGIARTSGAPEWLSALQDTSRLELRLVARTDNPDQRGPARLFTISDGVSDRNLTLGQEGADLVIRVRRPGSDANGTPALKLADIFRDADWHEIRVRVEPGRLAVTVDDKARVEQALSGSPFPEWNPEYALAMGNELPYGRAWTGEIRAASVDIDGRTIDVLDPAEIDLPGSWWEMRSFNPWDIDHKRAYYANADIYINFFGFIPFGALLLLLFGRRLSIVHIMLLGAALSLSIETLQILLPRHPSVTDLVLNTLGAGVGAALARMAIRSGASA, from the coding sequence ATGCCGAGCCGAGGCCAGATCAAGATCCTGATCTTCATCCCCTTTCTGCTCGTCTATTGGGCAGTCGGTCTCTACCCCTTCACCTTCGAGCCCCCGAAACATGTCGTGAATCAGGCCGAACGCACGGCCGACGGGGGCTTGTCGTTCCCCGCGGTCGGCATCGCACGTACCTCCGGTGCTCCGGAGTGGTTGAGCGCCCTGCAGGACACGAGCAGACTTGAGTTAAGGCTCGTTGCGCGTACGGACAATCCCGATCAACGCGGGCCTGCCCGGCTCTTCACCATCTCCGACGGTGTCTCGGATCGCAACCTGACACTCGGACAGGAGGGGGCTGATCTCGTTATCCGCGTGCGCCGCCCGGGATCGGACGCCAACGGCACGCCCGCCCTGAAGTTGGCCGACATCTTCCGCGACGCCGATTGGCACGAGATACGGGTGCGGGTCGAGCCGGGTCGACTGGCCGTGACGGTCGACGACAAAGCCCGTGTCGAGCAGGCGCTGTCCGGTTCCCCCTTCCCCGAATGGAATCCCGAGTACGCGCTGGCCATGGGCAACGAGCTGCCCTACGGGCGGGCTTGGACAGGCGAGATCCGCGCCGCCTCGGTCGACATCGACGGCCGCACCATCGATGTTCTGGATCCGGCCGAGATCGATCTCCCCGGAAGCTGGTGGGAGATGAGGTCGTTCAACCCCTGGGACATTGACCACAAACGGGCCTACTACGCGAACGCCGACATCTACATCAACTTTTTCGGATTCATCCCCTTCGGCGCCCTGCTCCTGCTCCTCTTCGGACGCCGCCTCTCCATCGTGCACATCATGCTCCTCGGCGCGGCCTTGAGCCTCTCGATCGAGACGCTGCAGATCCTGCTGCCCCGCCACCCCTCGGTCACCGATCTCGTCCTCAATACCCTCGGTGCAGGGGTCGGCGCCGCGCTCGCACGAATGGCAATTCGGAGTGGCGCCAGCGCCTGA